A region from the Salvia splendens isolate huo1 chromosome 15, SspV2, whole genome shotgun sequence genome encodes:
- the LOC121767683 gene encoding SUPPRESSOR OF GAMMA RESPONSE 1-like, whose amino-acid sequence MARPSWLVDPNRIATKIRSASGAVDPQEIQWKSNPTKSCPKCRYVIDNSDAPHAWPGLPRGVKFDPTDQEIIWHLLAKAGIQDFNPHPFIDEFVQTVEEEDGICYTHPQNLPGVKQDGSVSHFFHRAIKAYSTGTRKRRKIHGDNSGDVRWHKTGRTKPVLLDGVQKGCKKIMVLYISPVRGGKAEKTSWVMHQYHLGTGEDEKEGEYVISKIFYQQQQQTKQIERGEEDVPEAAIHLTTPKVDPVTPKSVTPEPRPETRLSNHEALQDSTVPLTIENDENIMEDAIETPLGQADDQHHEDVENNADKAMADNNDGEDAEENKWWENESQYLLSSQQLVEGLSLCDEFLQSQSPGRDANRDVQGQKGKFLLGEYAHLGPEDLKRDLEECQNMATDAENIELTPSEFRLSQLLNDTPPDFRLSQLEFESQDSFVAWGENFRGGKVID is encoded by the exons ATGGCTAG GCCATCGTGGCTGGTTGACCCAAACAGAATTGCTACTAAAATTAGGAGTGCGTCTGGTGCAGTTGATCCACAAGAAATCCAGTGGAAAAGCAACCCGACTAAAAGTTGCCCAAAGTGCCGTTATGTCATCGACAACAGTGAT GCTCCTCATGCATGGCCGGGATTGCCTCGTGGTGTGAAATTTGATCCTACAGATCAAGAGATTATCTGGCATTTACTTGCAAAGGCTGGTATTCAGGATTTCAACCCTCATCCCTTTATTGATGAATTTGTTCAGACtgttgaagaagaagacggCATTTGTTATACCCATCCTCAAAATTTGCCTG GTGTAAAGCAGGACGGAAGCGTGTCACACTTTTTCCACAGAGCAATCAAGGCATATAGTACTGGGACAAGAAAGCGTAGAAAGATCCATGGCGACAATTCTGGCGATGTTCGTTGGCACAAGACTGGCCGCACGAAACCTGTGCTACTCGACGGTGTACAGAAAGGATGCAAAAAGATTATGGTTCTGTATATAAGCCCTGTGAGAGGAGGCAAGGCTGAGAAGACTAGTTGGGTGATGCATCAGTATCACCTGGGTACTGGGGAAGATGAGAAGGAAGGCGAATACGTGATctccaaaatattttatcagCAGCAGCAACAAACCAAACAGATTGAGAGGGGTGAAGAAGATGTTCCCGAAGCAGCCATTCACTTGACGACTCCTAAGGTGGATCCGGTCACCCCAAAGTCTGTGACTCCCGAGCCTCGTCCAGAGACAAGACTCTCCAATCACGAGGCGTTGCAAGATTCCACCGTTCCCCTCACCATTGAG AATGATGAAAATATTATGGAAGACGCGATTGAAACTCCCCTTGGGCAAGCCGATGATCAACATCACGAAGATGTGGAGAATAACGCTGATAAAGCGATGGCAGACAACAATGACGGAGAAGACGCTGAAGAGAACAAATGGTGGGAAAACGAGTCGCAGTATTTGCTGAGTTCACAGCAGCTCGTGGAAGGGCTATCCCTTTGCGACGAGTTTCTGCAAAGCCAGTCTCCAGGCAGGGATGCCAACAGAGATGTTCAAGGACAGAAAGGTAAATTTCTACTAGGCGAATACGCTCATTTAGGGCCAGAGGACTTGAAGAGGGACTTGGAGGAGTGCCAGAATATGGCTACCGATGCAGAAAACATTGAACTCACCCCTTCCGAGTTTCGCCTGAGCCAACTCTTAAACGACACCCCTCCAGATTTTCGCTTGAGCCAACTC GAGTTTGAGTCTCAAGACAGCTTCGTCGCATGGGGTGAGAACTTCCGAGGAGGGAAGGTGATCGACTAG